The Oncorhynchus nerka isolate Pitt River linkage group LG13, Oner_Uvic_2.0, whole genome shotgun sequence sequence GGAGCTGGGAGCCAGGTTCAGGTAGGAGAGGGCATCCATGCTCTTCAGCAAGTGGAATGGGGTCCAGCAGATGGCAAACACGACCACCAGGGTGGTGATGATCTTCAGCAGACGACGCTTCTTCTGATCCTCCTTCCGCAGGTTGTTAAAGTGGCGTGTGACGGTGCAGCCAATGAAGCAGTAGAAGATGGTCATGGCCAGGAAAGGCAGGAGGAAGCCCAGGGCGGAAGAGGACAGGCTGAGCCCTGCGATCCACAGGGACTCATGTCTCTCGTTCAGGGTGACCAGGCTGAAGTCCATGGCACAGGTGGTGCGGTTGCTGTTGATGTCGTCCATGGTGGTGCGGAACAGCAGAGTGGGCACGGCCAGCAGGCCTGAGAGGAGCCAGATGGCCCCTAGGGAGGCTAACATTGTGCCCCGCGACCGCAGCCGGCTGCTGGACAGAGAGTGGACGATAGCCAGGTAACGGTCAAAGCTCAGGCAGGTGAGGCAGAAGACACTGGCGTACATGTTGACCAGCACCACATAGCTGCTGATCTTACACAGGGCCACACCAAAGGGCCAGTGGTAGCCCAATGCAGTGTACACCGCCCAGAGGGGTAAAGTGATCACAAAGGTGAGGTCAGCCAGGGCCAAGTTGCCTATGTAGACGTCTGCTGCTCGGCGCTTGGACTTGGACCTCCACACGGTGAAGATGACCACTCCATTCCCAGACAGGCCCAGGATGAAGATGAGCATGTAGAGGACAGGGATGAGGGAGTAGGACGGCTCCCACTCAGAGTAGTCACACATAGTTTCATTGTCACCATAATAATAATCATCGGTATCTCTATACTCCACAGTTGGATCCATGCTGAAGTCAATTTTTTGTTTGGAACGAAAAATAAATTATAATGCTAAAAATCCGTTAGAGTGGAAAAAACCCGTTTCTGTGCAGTCCAAAACTGGTTCAGTAAAATTCAAATAAACCAATTGTCAACGCTGAAAACGAGAGAAACATTCATGTTACAGGAATGGTCAGTCCCTATCAGTCGCTGGAGAAGAACACAGACAGTATGAGTGAGTGGGGCAATGCTGCTTGGCTTTTTAAACTCAGTGCTCCACACCCcttgttccctccctcccaggaCGAATCCCCCTCCCCATTAAACACTTAGCCCCGGCACCACCCTCCTCTTACCTCTCTCTAGCACAGCACACACTAGGATTTATCCAGTTGCGATGACGCCCCGTCAAGCTTTATTCATATCATTTGAAAATGGAAAGAAAAGCGAAAATATACGGTTAAATTGGCTCCCTAAAAACGTATATGTTTTGCAATATTTTTGAAAAGGTTATTGTTTAGAATTTACATCAATTTAAGTTATGTCAATTTAAATGAATAACCTTTCATTTTGAAAATAGTGCAGAAAAAATACAGACTAATTCGACAGGTTTGTGAGACTATAGACAGTAAGCTCATAGAAAATAGTGCTACTTCCAATGCAAATGTTTTTGTTAAGATATTGTAAAAGGACAACATGTTTGGTGCACCTGCAATGATTTCAACATTAGACCAATCAATTAAACACACGGCTTCAAAGATGTTCAACTGATTTGGAGAACTATTGCTCAATCTTTAGGGTTCACCGCATGTCTGGACAGGCAAGTTTTCTAATTCACGACTGAACTACTACGTTACAATGTAAATGCAACAATGCTAAAAGTAAGTGCTTATTTCCTAACCTGATGGTCTTGCCACTTACATTTGGATATCAACATGCTCTAATtaaaacaacaataacaataGGATAGTTAACATATTACAATAATAAGGGATACTATTCAGCTGCCAATGCAACATTGTTGCATGCAGAACTTCGGTGTGTCTGGATAAAAACTTGAAATTGAAATTAGATTGATAGGCGGGCACTTTAGAATTGGTTCAATTGGTTCAACGGTTTTAACGATTAAATTCAATGTAAACAGACAGCTCAGATGGTGTGTGAATTTAATTCTCACCTCTAGGGATTAATTTCCATGATAAAAAGACAAAAACATGCAGGATAAACAATAACAAAAGGAAACGCTGTTTTCGCCTTAACCCATCTTTGATTGACTCACTTTGACCGTGGTAATTTGGCCTATTGGCTCAACTTGCTAATGCCAAAATTAAAACACATAAACTAATATACTCCGGCTTTTAAATAAAAACTGTTTAGAAACTGAAATAAAAATTGTGTTGAGGGAAAATGTTAGGCCTATTTGGACCTCTTCCCACCGCCCAAGTTCTGCTCAGTCCCTATGCACTTAAGGAAACAAGTGCAGTGATTTTTCAACTGTAGGCTACAGCTAGATCTTGTTTTTTGGGGGGCTGTGACCCACTCCCCAAAGGTGGATCAGGGGGAGTTGgcatatgcaaaaaaaaaaacattttcaattCACACTTGAAATAGGATAAATATAAGCACCCAACTCCTTTTTTAAGTTTCTGATCACACACAGTTAAAGCCTCCTTTAATATTTGAGATGAATGGGTAGATGAAACGTTTACAGTATGTAGAATATGATGTTCATCAAACAATCAAGAAACATAAAAGTGTCTTTAATTCCAAATGTGCATGTCAAAATCTTTCTGATCATAGAAGAGTATTTTCAGGAAAATACAAAACAAGGTTTGGAGGGTCAGTTCAGTGACTCTTCGTTATTCTTCTGCCACCTAAAAAAACGTAATGTGAAAAGTAGATTTTCAGCCCAGGCCTGATTTTCTAAGTGTTGATTCGGGTTGGGCCGGAACGAGTTTATGGTTTGCGCAACATTGTAACTAACCTATGTTTTCGATCTACACGTTGTGGTGCCTGTGCGACAAGCGTGCCTGCATCTCTCACAGAACTAGAACGAGATTCACCTTCTatgatctctctccctttctctgctctgatagacatgagcctgcaactctcatctctccagcGTTACACTTCATCATTTATTTCCTTGTAGAATCATAGCCGCGCGAACAGTTCTGGAGGAGCTGCCGCACCCCTGaaaatgtttaatacatttgccaaagttatataattactcctgtcttttcagaaataaatgaaataattcAGAATAGCCTACTACACAATTAGAAGGCTTATAATTTAGCCACAGATGATCAACAATAACGtgttcaaataaaaaaatagcttCGCTGTGGATTGTGTGTAGCCCAACAAAAAGGCATAGCGGTCGGGAACGCGGTAAATCTGTCAGTGAACAGCATGCAAACAAAACAGGCCTTTCGCAATATTTGAAATGCAATCGCGGGAAAACACCGGTTGGAAGGAAAATGGCTCCTACTGAAAAGACAATACTTATCTGTCTTGTGTAGCCTACCAAAATATGTTATCAAGTTCCAAATATTGTTTTAGTttaaaaaaagagaaagagatgtTTGGCACTGAGCTCATTGGCCATCACCTGTGAGTGATCTGtgcatcaaatcaaattctattggtcatatacacatggttagcagatgttattgcaagagtagcaaaatgcttgtgcttctagttccaacagtgcaggaatatctaacaagtaatctaacaattccacaacagctACTAAAGGGAtgaaataagaatatatacatataaatatatggatgagcattGACCAAgcagcaagatgcagtagatggtataaaatacagtatatacactaccgttcaaaagtttggggtcacttagaaatgtccttgtttttcaaagaaaagcacattttgtgtccattaaaataacatccaattgatcagaaatagtgtAGACATTATTcatgttgtaaataactattgtagctggaaacggttgatttttaatggaatatctacataggcgtacagaggcccattatcagcaaccatcactcctgtgttccaatggcacgttgtgttagctaatccaagtttataattttaaaaggctaactgatcattagaaaacccttctgcaattatgttagcacagctgaaaaatgttgttctgattaaagaagcaataaaactggccttctttacactagttaagtatctggagcatcagcatttgtgggttcgattacaggatcaaaatggccagaaataaaGCCCTttcctaggcagagttgcaaagaaaaagccatatctcagactggccaatacaaATAAAAGATtatgatgggcaaaagaacacagccactggacagaggaagtctgcctagaaggccagcatcccggagttgcctcttcactgatgatgttgagactgatgttttgcgggccctgtttaatgaagctgccagttgagtacttgtgaggcgtctgtttctcaaactagatactcttatgtacttgtcctcttgctcagttgtgcaccgaggcctcccactcctattctggttagagacagtttgtgctgttctgtgaagggagtagtacagcgttgtaccagatcttcagtttctcgcatggaatagccttgatttctcagaacaagaaaaaGTAGATTTTTGcccctcagagctccccaggtcacgcCCCTCTCGAGCTCATGTTTTGTTCAGGCACCTCCTGATTTACAAAATAAGCCCTGGGCAGCTTCTcaggagtgagtgagagtgagagacagagacaaagcaaTGGGGATATTTGGGAGGAGTCAGAGCACAAAGATGATTGGACTCACTACACTTCTGAGCCATTGTTCATCAGCACGGAGATGCTGTTGCCCAGTAGACGCAACACCCGCTCAGGTCAGCAGTACTCACTGTCTAATATCCTCCTGAAAGCCAATAGCTCTCAGctatttattgtgtgtgtgtaacgtgggggaaataaacataaatatctcTTCCTGTAGCCGATATTATGTCACTTGTTTTTTACAAACAAGGTGAGGTCCTCGGGCCTAAGCTAACAATGCACATGTTCTTCATATCAAGAAATGCAGCATGAGAATGAtcaggccagaagtatacagaaatAGGTTTTATTCTCAATTACTCAAGCAACTCAATGAAAGCTAATCTCGGACACCATCTTCAGCAGCTAGGGCTTGCTGCAATCACTGCTGCCAACAACTTCTTGATGGGAGACTCTGTTAGGGAGGGGTGTAAATGCTTTTTTTTAGGCTGgatcatgttgttgtattgtagtatgttgtaattctgtaatgtattgattgttgctgccttcttggccaggtctcccttgaaaaagagactGGGTCTCAATGGGCTTCTCCTGGTTAAAAGAAAAAGGTAAAAAGATGAATAACAAGcaaaccaaatcaaatccaaatcaaattttatttgtcacatacacatggttagcagatgttaatacgagtgtagcgaaatgcttgtgcttccagttccgacaatgcagtaataaccgagtaatctaacctaacaattccacaactactaccttatacacacaagtgtaaggggataaagaatatgtacataaagatatatgaatgagtgatggtacagaacggcataggcaagatgcagttaATGGTAtcgagtatatacatatgagatgagtaatgtagggtatgtaaacaaagtggcatagtttaaagtggctagtgatacatatattacataaagatgcagtagatgatatagagtacagtatatacatatacgatgagtaatgtagggtatgtaaacattatattatattaagtggcattgtttaaagtggctagcgatacatttttccatcaatttccattaatttccattattaaagtggctggagttgagtcagtatgttggcagcagccactcaatgtcagtggtggctgtttaacagtctgatggccttgagatagaagctgtttttcagtctctcggtccctgctttgatgcacctgtactgacctcgccttctggatgatagcggggtgaacaggcagtggctcgggtggttattgtccttgatgatctttatggccttcctgtgacatcgggtggtgtaggtgtcctggagggcagatagtttgcccctggtgatgcgttgtgcagacctcactaccctctggagagccttacggttgtgggcggagcatttgccgtaccaggcggtgatacagcccgacaggatgctctcgattgtgcatctgtagaagtctgtaaaagtttgtgagtgcttttgg is a genomic window containing:
- the aplnra gene encoding apelin receptor A; this encodes MDPTVEYRDTDDYYYGDNETMCDYSEWEPSYSLIPVLYMLIFILGLSGNGVVIFTVWRSKSKRRAADVYIGNLALADLTFVITLPLWAVYTALGYHWPFGVALCKISSYVVLVNMYASVFCLTCLSFDRYLAIVHSLSSSRLRSRGTMLASLGAIWLLSGLLAVPTLLFRTTMDDINSNRTTCAMDFSLVTLNERHESLWIAGLSLSSSALGFLLPFLAMTIFYCFIGCTVTRHFNNLRKEDQKKRRLLKIITTLVVVFAICWTPFHLLKSMDALSYLNLAPSSCGFERFLLVAHPYATCLAYVNSCLNPFLYAFFDLRFRSQCLCLLNLKKAMHGQMSSMSSTLSAQTQKSEVQSLATKV